In Nostoc sp. UHCC 0926, a single genomic region encodes these proteins:
- a CDS encoding fasciclin domain-containing protein, translating to MADLLETAVNAGNFNTLVKAAEAANLIEILKSPGSFTLFAPTDEAFANLPEGTLDSLLQDIPKLKKIVAYHIASGDVRSDDLVQINEAATLEGSIVAIESADGKFKVNNANVLKTDILTDNGVIHIIDAVLMPAMVAGS from the coding sequence ATGGCTGACCTTTTGGAAACTGCTGTCAACGCGGGAAACTTCAATACCCTGGTAAAGGCTGCTGAAGCTGCAAATCTCATAGAAATTCTGAAGAGTCCTGGTTCTTTTACACTATTTGCACCAACTGATGAAGCCTTTGCGAATCTGCCAGAGGGAACTTTAGATTCGCTACTACAAGATATCCCCAAGCTCAAGAAAATTGTGGCGTATCATATCGCTAGTGGGGATGTTCGGTCTGATGACTTGGTACAGATTAATGAGGCAGCGACGCTTGAGGGGTCAATTGTAGCCATTGAATCTGCCGACGGCAAATTTAAGGTAAATAACGCCAATGTCCTCAAAACAGATATTTTGACAGACAATGGCGTGATTCATATTATTGATGCAGTGTTGATGCCTGCAATGGTGGCGGGAAGCTAA
- a CDS encoding AAA family ATPase — protein MKTAVTSHCSLLLLIGLPGSGKSTLAKILLAECPQMSLISTDAIRGQLFGSQAIQGSWLLIWREVERQFQQAISTENTAIFDATNAQRRHRREVIALARDLGFTQITGIWVDTPVWQCLARNKRRSRQVPEEIILRMHRQLRDAPPSLEEGLDRLIR, from the coding sequence ATGAAAACTGCTGTAACTTCTCACTGCTCACTTTTATTACTGATTGGTCTTCCAGGTAGCGGTAAGTCAACTTTGGCAAAAATATTACTGGCAGAATGCCCCCAGATGTCGCTGATTTCTACGGATGCCATCCGGGGGCAACTGTTCGGTTCACAAGCCATTCAGGGGTCGTGGCTGCTGATTTGGCGGGAAGTAGAACGGCAATTTCAGCAAGCTATTTCTACAGAAAATACAGCAATTTTCGACGCTACCAACGCCCAACGCCGCCATCGACGTGAAGTCATTGCTTTAGCCCGTGACTTGGGCTTTACCCAGATTACGGGAATTTGGGTGGATACGCCAGTTTGGCAGTGTTTGGCACGCAATAAAAGGCGATCGCGCCAGGTTCCAGAAGAAATTATTTTGCGGATGCACCGTCAACTCCGGGATGCTCCCCCAAGCCTGGAAGAAGGGTTAGACAGGCTGATCCGCTGA
- a CDS encoding peroxiredoxin family protein, translating into MLTSTDFSGLLNERFFRNFLPVPATHQLRLGVGTPDFQLADITNGTLVKLSDYKGKQPVLVAFTRIFTEKQYCPFCFPHIKALKENYDQFKKRGIEVLMITSTDERQSQIVVKDLNLQMPLLSDPSCRIFRTYQVGQALGAPLPAQFVLDKEGKLRYWHLFSFLDHNASVETLLEQFN; encoded by the coding sequence ATGCTTACTTCAACTGATTTTAGTGGTTTATTGAATGAGCGTTTCTTCCGCAATTTTTTACCAGTTCCAGCAACACATCAACTCAGGTTGGGAGTGGGAACACCAGATTTTCAGCTGGCAGATATTACCAACGGGACTTTAGTAAAATTGTCTGATTATAAAGGCAAGCAACCAGTATTAGTCGCCTTTACTCGCATCTTTACCGAAAAACAATATTGTCCTTTTTGTTTTCCTCACATCAAAGCTTTGAAGGAGAATTACGATCAATTCAAAAAGCGTGGTATAGAAGTTTTGATGATTACTAGTACTGATGAACGGCAGAGTCAAATAGTTGTGAAAGATTTAAACTTACAAATGCCGTTGCTCAGTGATCCAAGTTGTCGCATATTTCGTACCTATCAAGTAGGACAAGCACTGGGAGCGCCTTTACCAGCCCAGTTTGTATTAGATAAAGAAGGAAAACTTCGCTACTGGCATTTATTTTCTTTTCTGGATCACAACGCCAGTGTTGAGACATTGTTAGAACAATTCAATTAA
- a CDS encoding peroxiredoxin produces the protein MSLTYGTEGSLRVGQQAPDFTATAVVDQEFKTIKLSDYRGKYVVLFFYPLDFTFVCPTEITAFSDRYEEFNKINTEVLGASVDSEFSHLAWIQTDRKSGGVGDLNYPLVSDIKKEISAAYNVLDPAAGIALRGLFLIDKDGIIQHATINNLAFGRSVDETLRTLQAIQYVQSHPDEVCPAGWQPGDQTMVPDPVKSKVYFSAV, from the coding sequence ATGTCCCTCACTTACGGAACCGAAGGAAGCCTCCGCGTTGGTCAACAAGCTCCCGATTTCACAGCAACGGCTGTGGTAGATCAGGAATTTAAGACAATCAAACTTTCCGATTATCGCGGTAAATATGTCGTCCTGTTTTTCTACCCACTAGACTTTACCTTTGTTTGTCCCACTGAAATCACAGCATTTAGCGATCGCTACGAAGAATTCAATAAAATTAATACAGAAGTCCTTGGGGCTTCCGTTGACAGTGAATTCTCCCACCTCGCTTGGATTCAAACAGATCGTAAGTCTGGTGGCGTCGGCGACCTGAATTATCCTCTAGTCTCCGACATCAAGAAAGAGATTAGCGCCGCTTATAACGTGCTTGACCCAGCAGCAGGCATTGCCTTGCGTGGTCTGTTCCTCATCGATAAAGATGGTATCATACAGCACGCCACCATCAACAACCTAGCTTTTGGTCGCAGCGTTGATGAAACCCTGCGGACATTGCAAGCAATTCAGTATGTTCAGTCTCACCCCGACGAAGTTTGCCCTGCTGGTTGGCAACCTGGTGATCAGACAATGGTTCCTGACCCAGTGAAGTCTAAAGTATACTTCTCTGCTGTCTAA
- a CDS encoding amylo-alpha-1,6-glucosidase — MPDLDTREWLLTNGLGSFASGTVSDVRTRTYHGWLFTATNPPSGRTLLFSHLEASLEVFGGIVALGTNVWGNSQIELRGYELLRSFDINPVPKWIWGQDNWQLIRQLVMPYGLVGTRDWGQREISNAPAQFCHRILIQYRYEGSDTAILRLRLLIAERDFHHQQTASQGLQFSELVGQQQVCLQAKNYGHYGIPWHLRWTQGNYQPDAVWYWNYGLPEETKRGLGNREDLYSPGYLIVTLQPGDAVTLEARVGFPDSMAGVLTSETFAEAVEAEQERLSQIFGWSEGGRGAEEQRSKGVIKNRISLPPSPLLPIPRPLPLMPHDASRLKSENPPTALAPQYNSWRGYANDAGSIERLVLSAVVGAASRREASRDAQYKCPMPNAQSTIWQQLLKASDQFIVYRASIAGPTIIAGYHWFNDRGRDILIALPGLALVPQRFDLAKRVLGTFGHYCRHGLIPNAFPDGDGEPLYNSIDAALWWIETLGLYLEATQDWEFLAEQFPVVQQIHKAFVGGTRYNIQVDATDGLISWDARGVALTWMDVVIGAHPLTPRHGKPVEINALWYSALCWLSQWAERLSELKFGDPVRLTKQAQRYTQQAQQVKTSLQKFWNPQLGYLYDTIEPDDRRNFQIRPNAVLALSLHHCGFFAQQGCQVLDLATTSLLTPYGLRSLDPGDPEYKGRYEGNQEQRDRAYHQGTVWAWLIGPFIRAWQRFYPQQSLPFDWQPLLDHFLSGASLGSISEIFDGDAPHTPRGAIAQAWSVAEVIRHLK; from the coding sequence ATGCCTGATTTAGATACAAGAGAATGGTTGCTTACCAATGGCTTGGGAAGTTTTGCCAGCGGTACGGTTTCTGATGTCCGCACACGCACTTATCACGGTTGGCTGTTTACCGCAACAAACCCGCCTTCTGGGCGGACTCTGCTGTTTTCGCACCTAGAAGCTAGCTTAGAAGTATTCGGGGGCATTGTGGCACTGGGGACAAATGTTTGGGGTAACAGTCAGATTGAACTCAGAGGCTACGAATTGCTACGCAGTTTTGATATTAACCCAGTTCCAAAATGGATTTGGGGTCAAGATAACTGGCAGTTAATTAGACAATTGGTGATGCCCTATGGGTTAGTGGGGACTCGGGACTGGGGACAAAGGGAGATAAGCAATGCCCCTGCCCAATTTTGTCATCGAATTTTGATCCAATATCGCTATGAAGGAAGTGACACAGCGATTTTACGGCTGCGACTGCTGATAGCAGAACGTGATTTTCACCACCAGCAAACTGCTAGTCAAGGATTGCAGTTCTCAGAATTGGTTGGGCAACAGCAAGTCTGTCTGCAAGCCAAAAATTACGGGCATTATGGTATACCTTGGCACTTGCGTTGGACACAAGGAAATTATCAACCAGATGCAGTTTGGTATTGGAATTATGGATTGCCTGAGGAGACAAAACGGGGCTTAGGCAACAGGGAAGACCTCTACAGTCCAGGTTACTTGATAGTCACATTGCAACCAGGAGATGCGGTGACTCTAGAAGCACGAGTAGGTTTTCCCGACTCGATGGCAGGTGTTCTCACCTCTGAAACCTTTGCAGAAGCCGTGGAGGCAGAGCAAGAACGGCTCTCCCAGATTTTTGGCTGGAGCGAGGGAGGCAGAGGAGCAGAGGAGCAAAGGAGCAAAGGAGTAATAAAGAATCGAATCTCTCTGCCCCCATCCCCTTTGCTCCCCATCCCTAGACCTCTGCCTCTTATGCCCCATGACGCCAGTCGCCTCAAGTCGGAAAACCCGCCCACAGCGCTGGCTCCCCAATACAACTCTTGGAGAGGCTACGCCAACGACGCCGGCTCCATCGAGCGACTTGTGTTGAGCGCAGTCGTTGGCGCAGCCTCTCGAAGAGAAGCAAGCCGAGATGCTCAGTACAAGTGCCCAATGCCCAATGCCCAATCTACAATCTGGCAGCAACTACTCAAAGCAAGCGATCAGTTTATCGTCTATCGAGCCTCAATTGCAGGCCCCACAATCATTGCTGGTTATCACTGGTTTAATGACCGAGGACGCGACATATTAATCGCCTTACCTGGGTTGGCACTAGTTCCACAGCGCTTTGACCTGGCAAAAAGAGTATTGGGGACTTTTGGGCATTACTGTCGCCACGGTTTGATTCCTAATGCATTTCCTGATGGCGATGGCGAACCACTTTATAACAGTATAGATGCGGCGCTGTGGTGGATTGAAACTTTAGGACTTTATTTAGAAGCTACTCAAGACTGGGAATTTTTGGCAGAGCAATTCCCCGTAGTCCAACAAATCCACAAAGCCTTTGTTGGTGGTACACGCTACAATATCCAGGTTGATGCTACTGATGGGCTTATTAGTTGGGATGCTCGTGGTGTAGCCCTCACCTGGATGGATGTGGTAATTGGGGCACACCCTCTCACTCCCCGTCATGGTAAGCCAGTAGAAATTAATGCGCTGTGGTATTCAGCTTTATGTTGGCTGAGTCAGTGGGCAGAACGCTTGAGCGAGCTTAAGTTTGGCGATCCAGTGCGTCTCACTAAGCAAGCACAACGTTATACTCAGCAAGCACAACAGGTGAAAACCTCTCTGCAAAAGTTCTGGAATCCTCAGCTAGGTTATTTGTACGACACTATTGAGCCAGACGATCGCCGGAATTTTCAAATTCGTCCTAATGCGGTTTTGGCACTGTCACTGCACCATTGTGGGTTTTTTGCACAGCAAGGGTGTCAGGTATTAGATTTGGCAACTACCAGCTTGCTGACTCCCTATGGTCTTCGCAGCCTCGATCCGGGAGATCCTGAATACAAAGGGAGATATGAGGGTAACCAAGAGCAACGCGATCGCGCTTATCACCAAGGCACTGTTTGGGCTTGGCTAATTGGCCCATTTATTCGTGCTTGGCAACGTTTTTATCCGCAACAATCGCTACCTTTTGATTGGCAACCTCTGCTAGATCACTTCTTATCTGGCGCAAGTCTTGGTTCTATTTCTGAGATTTTTGATGGCGATGCACCTCATACACCCAGAGGAGCGATCGCTCAAGCTTGGTCAGTTGCCGAAGTAATCCGCCATTTAAAATAG
- a CDS encoding CU044_2847 family protein, with the protein MDLHIKIPPIPSKKVYTIYTFSAFKDFNTAEIEEVKLTFGIKLGGKAGIPYITEGSAESNLQIEVKCKFPEKQKPDSQ; encoded by the coding sequence ATGGATTTGCACATTAAGATACCCCCAATTCCCTCAAAAAAGGTTTATACCATATATACTTTTAGTGCTTTTAAAGACTTCAATACTGCTGAGATTGAGGAGGTAAAACTTACATTTGGCATTAAGTTGGGTGGCAAAGCCGGCATTCCTTACATTACTGAAGGTTCAGCTGAAAGTAATCTGCAAATTGAGGTGAAGTGTAAGTTTCCAGAAAAACAAAAACCTGATTCACAGTAA
- a CDS encoding glucose-1-phosphate adenylyltransferase, producing the protein MKKVLSMILGGGAGTRLYPLTKLRAKPAVPVAGKYRLIDIPVSNCINSEIFKIYVLTQFNSASLNRHIARTYNFSGFTEGFVEVLAAQQTLENPNWFQGTADAVRQYLWLLEEWNVDEYLILSGDHLYRMDYRHFIQRHRETGADITLSVIPIDERRASDFGLMKIDDSGRVIDFSEKPKGEALRQMQVDTSVLGLSKEQAQQQPYIASMGIYVFKKEVLFKLLREGLERTDFGKEIIPDASKDYNVQAYLFDDYWEDIGTIEAFYHANLALTQQPQPPFSFYDEQAPIYTRPRYLPPSKLLDCQITESIIGEGCILKNCRIQHSVLGVRSRIESGCVIEESLLMGADFYQASVERQSNVEKGDVPVGIGTDSLIRRAIIDKNASIGHDVKIINKDNVQEADRESQGFYIRSGIVVVLKNAVIPDGTII; encoded by the coding sequence GTGAAAAAAGTATTATCAATGATTCTTGGTGGTGGCGCAGGTACTCGGCTTTACCCCCTAACGAAACTACGCGCTAAACCAGCAGTACCAGTAGCGGGGAAGTATCGCCTAATCGATATCCCTGTCAGTAACTGCATAAATTCCGAAATATTCAAAATCTATGTCCTGACACAATTCAACTCAGCTTCCCTGAATCGTCACATCGCCCGTACCTACAACTTTAGTGGCTTCACCGAAGGCTTTGTGGAAGTGCTAGCCGCACAGCAAACCCTAGAAAACCCGAACTGGTTCCAAGGTACAGCCGATGCTGTGCGTCAGTACCTGTGGCTGTTGGAAGAATGGAATGTAGACGAATATTTGATCCTCTCCGGTGATCACCTCTACCGCATGGATTATCGCCACTTTATCCAGCGCCATAGAGAAACGGGTGCTGATATTACTCTTTCAGTCATCCCCATCGATGAGCGCCGCGCCTCGGATTTTGGCTTGATGAAAATTGACGATTCTGGTAGGGTAATTGATTTTAGCGAAAAACCCAAAGGTGAAGCGTTACGCCAAATGCAAGTTGATACAAGTGTACTGGGATTATCAAAAGAACAAGCCCAGCAACAGCCTTACATCGCCTCAATGGGGATTTATGTCTTTAAAAAAGAGGTTTTGTTCAAGTTATTAAGAGAAGGTTTAGAAAGGACTGATTTCGGCAAAGAAATTATTCCTGATGCTTCTAAGGATTACAATGTTCAAGCTTATCTGTTTGATGACTATTGGGAAGATATTGGAACAATTGAAGCATTTTATCACGCAAATTTAGCCCTAACTCAGCAACCCCAGCCACCCTTTAGTTTCTACGATGAACAAGCGCCAATTTATACCCGCCCTCGTTACTTACCTCCGAGTAAACTTTTAGATTGCCAGATCACAGAATCAATTATCGGCGAAGGTTGTATTCTGAAAAATTGCCGCATTCAACATTCAGTATTAGGAGTGCGATCGCGAATTGAATCTGGCTGCGTCATTGAAGAGTCCCTACTCATGGGTGCAGATTTTTATCAAGCTTCTGTAGAACGCCAATCTAACGTAGAAAAAGGTGACGTTCCCGTAGGTATCGGTACTGACTCGCTTATTCGCCGTGCCATCATCGATAAAAACGCCAGTATCGGTCACGATGTCAAAATTATCAATAAAGATAATGTGCAAGAAGCTGACCGCGAAAGTCAAGGTTTCTATATCCGTAGTGGCATCGTTGTCGTGCTAAAAAATGCTGTAATTCCTGATGGAACAATCATTTAA
- a CDS encoding DnaJ C-terminal domain-containing protein, whose translation MAATDFKDYYAILGVSKTASQEEIKQAFRKLARKYHPDVNPNNKQAEARFKEVSEAYEVVSDTDKRKKYDQFGQYWKQAGEGFPSGGVGADMGGFDFSQYGNFDEFINELLGRFGGATPRGGRQSYSQNYSNYSQNYSYRSSTGAPSGFSSGFNDYGFGDASTGTSQDTEAVISLTFAEAFNGVQKRFSLGNETIDVRIPSGAKPGTRLRVRGKGQINPMTQQRGDLYLKVELQPHSFFQMEGDNLVCEVAITPDEATLGASIDVPTPDGSVNVKLPAGVRSGQSLRLRGKGWPLAKSGRGDQLVKVAIVPPKDLSQQEREYYEKIRAIRTYNPRSHLHQVKL comes from the coding sequence ATGGCTGCAACCGACTTCAAAGACTATTACGCAATTTTGGGAGTTAGTAAGACTGCCAGTCAGGAGGAGATTAAACAAGCCTTTCGTAAACTAGCCCGCAAATATCACCCCGATGTCAACCCAAATAACAAACAGGCAGAAGCACGCTTCAAAGAAGTTAGCGAAGCCTACGAAGTTGTGTCAGATACAGATAAACGCAAAAAATACGACCAATTTGGTCAATATTGGAAACAAGCTGGTGAAGGTTTCCCATCCGGTGGTGTTGGTGCTGATATGGGTGGCTTTGACTTCAGTCAATACGGCAATTTTGATGAGTTCATCAATGAGTTGCTAGGACGCTTTGGCGGTGCTACCCCTCGCGGTGGGCGACAAAGTTACTCACAAAATTACTCAAATTACTCACAAAATTACTCTTACCGCAGTTCCACAGGTGCGCCGAGTGGTTTTAGCAGCGGCTTTAACGATTATGGGTTTGGTGATGCAAGCACGGGTACTTCCCAGGACACAGAAGCTGTAATCAGCCTAACTTTTGCTGAAGCATTTAACGGTGTGCAAAAGCGCTTCAGTTTAGGTAACGAAACAATTGATGTTCGTATCCCATCTGGGGCTAAACCTGGTACTCGCCTGCGCGTGCGGGGTAAAGGTCAAATCAACCCGATGACTCAACAACGAGGGGATTTGTACTTAAAAGTCGAACTTCAGCCGCACTCGTTCTTCCAAATGGAAGGCGATAACTTGGTGTGCGAAGTAGCAATCACACCAGATGAAGCTACCTTAGGAGCGTCTATTGATGTACCCACACCTGATGGTTCAGTTAATGTCAAGCTACCAGCGGGAGTGCGTTCTGGTCAATCACTGCGTTTACGTGGCAAAGGTTGGCCTCTTGCCAAGAGTGGACGCGGTGATCAGTTGGTGAAGGTGGCGATCGTTCCACCAAAAGACCTCAGCCAACAAGAGCGGGAATATTATGAAAAAATCCGGGCTATACGTACTTATAATCCCCGCAGTCATTTGCACCAAGTCAAGCTGTAA
- a CDS encoding S8 family peptidase: protein MRHEKLSPGLLLAFQDYQNEGDQALVTHKRSLGITAHKSPVKPTKSVVFIYCDPDADLSYLSQYNIEVNQNSGSVRTAFLPIESLDVLSEEDVIQRIKPSRKLHLRMDTALVKVKLPEFKNHTGLTGKGVIIGIIDSGIDPKHPAFAGRILQIWDQTLPGPGVTEGGYGGEFTGAQLTISQDTGGHGTHVAGIAAGADTTYGGVAPEAELVVVRSDLQDAHIADGVRYIFRVARELGRPAVVNLSLGGHADPHDGSDSLSKVIDAETGPGRIVCCAAGNEGDANIHGQATIPSGRTRGMRFNVPLNQIGIVWLNAWYSKDSELEVSVRSPNGFVTPFQKIIINGNPAQDYQLPDARVQLATPGPDQANGDHNFFVQIRGNGPSPVMGGVWQLRVRNTSSTDTRLNVWTLDDTSSVFFTGKSVKDAIKIGSPGAASSAITVAAYTTKATYTDIDNQVREMGLELHTISEFSSEGPLRNDEHKPDVAAPGAMIVSTLSADANFDRSSMINSKFVVQAGTSMATPLVSGLVALLLQRDPKLDPAAVKDLLRKNSAIPGKPAGTFDHKWGYGVINALNL from the coding sequence ATGAGACACGAAAAACTTTCTCCCGGACTACTTTTGGCATTTCAAGACTATCAAAATGAAGGAGATCAAGCTTTAGTTACACACAAGCGATCGCTTGGGATAACTGCCCACAAAAGCCCGGTCAAGCCAACTAAGAGCGTCGTTTTTATTTACTGCGACCCTGATGCAGACTTGAGTTATTTATCACAATATAATATTGAAGTCAATCAGAACTCTGGGAGTGTGCGGACAGCTTTCTTACCAATAGAGAGTTTAGATGTCTTATCTGAAGAAGATGTTATTCAGCGGATTAAGCCATCACGCAAACTTCATTTGAGGATGGACACTGCACTAGTAAAAGTCAAACTGCCGGAGTTTAAGAACCATACCGGACTGACTGGTAAAGGAGTAATCATCGGCATTATAGACAGTGGCATTGATCCGAAACACCCCGCCTTTGCTGGACGAATTTTACAAATTTGGGATCAAACACTACCAGGCCCAGGAGTCACAGAGGGCGGCTATGGAGGTGAATTTACGGGAGCGCAACTCACAATTTCTCAGGATACTGGCGGTCATGGGACTCACGTTGCTGGAATAGCCGCTGGTGCCGATACTACCTATGGTGGTGTAGCACCAGAGGCAGAATTAGTTGTCGTCAGATCAGATTTACAGGATGCCCACATTGCTGATGGCGTCCGTTACATTTTCCGAGTTGCTAGAGAGTTGGGACGCCCAGCAGTGGTGAATCTCAGCTTGGGTGGACACGCTGATCCCCATGATGGTAGCGACTCCTTATCCAAAGTCATTGACGCCGAAACTGGCCCTGGAAGAATTGTTTGCTGTGCTGCGGGTAACGAAGGGGACGCCAATATTCATGGTCAAGCGACGATACCCAGTGGTCGGACTCGTGGTATGCGCTTTAATGTTCCTTTGAATCAAATAGGCATAGTTTGGTTAAACGCTTGGTATTCCAAAGATAGCGAATTGGAAGTGTCTGTACGGAGTCCTAACGGTTTTGTCACCCCCTTCCAAAAAATAATTATTAACGGCAATCCTGCACAAGATTACCAGTTACCAGATGCACGGGTGCAATTAGCGACACCAGGGCCAGATCAAGCCAACGGCGACCATAATTTCTTTGTGCAAATCCGTGGTAATGGCCCCTCGCCAGTAATGGGAGGTGTTTGGCAGCTGCGAGTCCGCAACACTTCTTCAACTGACACACGCTTAAATGTGTGGACATTAGATGACACTTCCTCAGTGTTTTTCACAGGTAAAAGTGTGAAAGATGCGATAAAAATTGGTTCGCCAGGAGCTGCCAGCAGTGCGATTACAGTTGCCGCCTATACTACTAAAGCCACGTACACAGATATTGATAACCAAGTGCGAGAAATGGGGTTAGAATTGCATACTATTTCGGAATTCAGTAGTGAAGGGCCACTACGCAATGATGAACACAAGCCGGATGTAGCAGCACCAGGAGCAATGATTGTTTCCACACTTTCCGCCGATGCAAATTTTGACCGCTCATCGATGATTAATTCCAAGTTTGTGGTTCAGGCTGGTACGAGTATGGCGACACCGTTGGTTAGTGGATTAGTAGCACTGCTGTTGCAGCGTGATCCTAAACTTGATCCGGCTGCTGTGAAAGACTTGCTACGCAAAAATAGTGCCATTCCCGGAAAACCCGCAGGCACATTTGATCACAAATGGGGTTATGGAGTGATTAATGCCTTAAATCTGTAA
- a CDS encoding DNA-directed RNA polymerase subunit omega, which translates to MLKRSKFETTQSQIMHRAEELIGAASNRYRITVQVANRAKRRRYEDFESNEDVMMKPVLRAIIEMSDELTQPEIIGEI; encoded by the coding sequence ATGCTAAAGCGTTCTAAGTTCGAGACAACTCAGTCTCAGATTATGCACCGGGCTGAGGAGCTGATTGGTGCAGCCTCAAATCGTTACCGCATTACGGTTCAGGTGGCAAATCGTGCTAAACGTCGGCGTTATGAAGACTTTGAAAGTAACGAAGATGTGATGATGAAACCAGTGCTAAGGGCAATTATCGAAATGTCTGATGAATTGACTCAGCCAGAAATTATTGGTGAAATATAA
- a CDS encoding glycoside hydrolase family 13 protein: protein MQIQTPDWVKHAVFYQIFPDRFARSKQPHKRLLREARWEDWDAMPTLQGYKGGDLWGIMEGLDYIQDLGINAIYFTPIFQSASNHRYHTHDYYQVDPMLGGNEAFKELLDAAHQRNIKVVLDGVFNHSSRGFFFFHDVLENGPHSPWVNWFKIEGWPLAPYTGEFPANYVGWVGNRALPEFNHDNPEVREYIMEIAEYWIKFGIDGWRLDVPFEIKTPGFWQEFRDRVKAVNPEAYIVGEVWGDSREWLDGTQFDGVMNYLFAGPTIAFAAGDRVVLEQVQSRDYQPYPPLFAAEYATKIQEVLELYPWEIQLTQLNLLASHDTARLMTIAGGDKASVELSTLLLLTFPGAPSIYYGDEVGLPGGIDPDSRRSFPLEAKWEREIFNTHRQLIALRQTYPALRTGDYQVLHAQGQLYIFARTLGTEELIIAINAGTSSATANADVVSLRTQPNKLLYGTAEVEWNGEAETQQLSLTLPERSGCILGVGSGE, encoded by the coding sequence ATGCAAATTCAAACACCAGACTGGGTAAAACACGCTGTTTTCTACCAAATATTTCCAGATCGCTTTGCCAGAAGCAAACAACCGCACAAACGGCTGCTGCGTGAAGCCCGTTGGGAAGATTGGGACGCTATGCCAACACTCCAAGGTTATAAAGGCGGCGACTTATGGGGCATCATGGAGGGTTTAGACTACATACAGGATCTGGGAATCAACGCGATTTACTTTACACCCATTTTTCAATCCGCTAGCAATCACCGCTATCATACCCACGATTATTACCAAGTTGACCCGATGCTGGGGGGTAACGAGGCTTTTAAGGAATTGCTCGACGCAGCCCATCAACGGAATATCAAAGTCGTTCTGGATGGGGTGTTTAACCATTCCAGCCGTGGCTTTTTCTTTTTCCACGACGTTTTAGAAAATGGCCCCCATTCGCCTTGGGTAAATTGGTTCAAAATAGAAGGCTGGCCTCTTGCACCCTACACTGGTGAATTCCCTGCAAACTACGTAGGTTGGGTGGGAAATCGTGCCTTGCCAGAATTTAACCACGACAATCCAGAAGTACGGGAATACATTATGGAAATTGCCGAATATTGGATTAAATTCGGTATCGACGGTTGGCGGTTGGATGTACCATTTGAAATAAAAACTCCTGGCTTTTGGCAGGAATTCCGCGATCGCGTTAAGGCAGTCAATCCTGAAGCTTACATTGTGGGCGAAGTCTGGGGAGATTCTCGGGAGTGGTTGGATGGGACGCAATTTGACGGGGTAATGAATTATCTATTTGCCGGGCCAACAATTGCCTTTGCAGCTGGCGATCGCGTAGTCTTAGAACAAGTCCAAAGCCGCGATTATCAACCCTACCCACCCTTATTTGCTGCTGAGTACGCCACTAAAATCCAGGAAGTACTGGAACTTTACCCTTGGGAAATTCAGCTAACTCAACTCAATTTGCTCGCAAGTCACGATACAGCCCGATTGATGACCATTGCAGGCGGCGATAAAGCTAGCGTGGAATTGTCAACTTTACTGCTACTCACCTTTCCCGGTGCCCCCAGCATCTACTATGGTGATGAAGTTGGTTTACCTGGTGGCATAGATCCAGACTCACGTCGTAGCTTTCCTTTAGAAGCCAAGTGGGAGCGAGAAATTTTCAATACTCACCGTCAATTAATTGCTCTGCGTCAAACTTACCCAGCATTGCGTACAGGTGATTACCAAGTCCTCCATGCTCAAGGACAACTTTACATCTTTGCCCGAACTTTGGGGACAGAGGAATTGATAATTGCCATCAACGCTGGCACAAGTTCGGCAACAGCGAATGCAGATGTCGTCAGTTTGCGTACTCAACCCAACAAGCTATTATATGGGACTGCTGAGGTTGAGTGGAATGGTGAAGCAGAAACTCAGCAATTGTCATTAACTCTTCCTGAACGCAGTGGGTGCATCCTGGGAGTAGGGAGTGGGGAGTAG